A genomic window from Bacillota bacterium includes:
- a CDS encoding acetate kinase: protein MKILVVNCGSSSVKYQLFDMTDESCLARGIVERVGTPEAFLVHEPAGRPKVKKDVHAKNHEEALKYVFEVLVDPEVGVISDLSEVSAIGHRVVHAGEKFACSVAITDEVMQALRDCQDLAPLHNPPNIMGIEACQRLMPGLPMVGVFDTAFHQTMPKEAYMYALPYEIYTKYGVRRYGFHGTSHRYVSARAASLLGKK from the coding sequence ATGAAGATCCTGGTAGTCAACTGCGGCAGCTCGTCGGTAAAGTACCAGCTATTCGACATGACGGACGAGTCGTGTCTAGCGCGGGGCATTGTGGAAAGGGTGGGCACCCCAGAGGCCTTTCTCGTCCATGAGCCCGCTGGCCGGCCTAAGGTCAAGAAGGATGTGCATGCCAAGAACCACGAGGAGGCTCTGAAGTACGTCTTCGAGGTGCTCGTGGATCCCGAGGTCGGCGTCATCAGTGACCTCAGCGAAGTGTCGGCCATAGGCCATCGGGTTGTGCACGCGGGCGAGAAATTCGCCTGCTCCGTCGCTATTACCGATGAGGTCATGCAGGCTCTTCGGGACTGCCAGGACCTCGCTCCACTCCACAACCCACCGAACATCATGGGGATTGAGGCCTGTCAGAGATTGATGCCCGGGCTTCCGATGGTCGGAGTGTTCGATACCGCATTCCATCAGACTATGCCCAAGGAGGCCTACATGTACGCTCTTCCTTACGAGATCTACACCAAGTACGGAGTGCGGCGGTACGGCTTCCACGGGACTTCCCACAGGTACGTGTCGGCACGGGCCGCCAGCCTTCTGGGCAAGAAGTT
- a CDS encoding acetate kinase gives LEEVCLVTCHLGNGSSLAAVKHGESIDTTMGFTPLEGVVMGTRCGDIDPAIVSFLVEKLGMSVSEVTLGYLNKKSGVFGLSGGLSNDFRDLEEAAARGHELATLALNVFAYRLVKYIGAYAAAMGALDGIVFTAGIGQNSPEMRQRVCDRLGVFGVKLDPEKNKIRGSEQIISTPDSRVAVMVVPTNEEIVIARDTAQLINGGKAG, from the coding sequence AGTTGGAAGAAGTATGCCTCGTGACATGCCATCTCGGAAACGGGTCCAGTCTGGCTGCGGTCAAGCATGGCGAATCCATCGACACCACCATGGGATTTACACCTCTTGAGGGAGTTGTCATGGGCACCAGATGCGGTGACATCGACCCCGCGATTGTGTCGTTCCTCGTGGAGAAACTAGGTATGAGCGTGAGTGAAGTCACCCTCGGGTATCTCAACAAGAAGTCGGGAGTCTTTGGCCTATCTGGCGGCCTGTCCAACGACTTCAGGGACTTGGAGGAGGCCGCTGCCCGTGGCCATGAACTCGCCACGCTGGCGCTGAATGTCTTCGCCTACAGGCTGGTAAAGTACATAGGGGCGTATGCAGCGGCTATGGGCGCGCTAGACGGCATCGTGTTCACTGCGGGAATAGGCCAGAACTCCCCTGAGATGCGGCAGAGGGTGTGCGATCGCCTCGGGGTGTTCGGAGTCAAGCTGGACCCGGAGAAGAATAAGATTCGCGGATCGGAGCAGATCATATCCACGCCCGACTCGCGGGTCGCCGTGATGGTTGTGCCAACCAACGAGGAAATTGTCATCGCGCGTGACACCGCTCAGCTCATCAACGGGGGAAAAGCCGGATAG
- a CDS encoding DUF177 domain-containing protein, translating to MRIDLSPIQDQKGATIDVERVERFDPIDLGRSALAFPEPVRFVGKATNTGDGIILSGTAWASTRAVCDRCLTEFDMKVEVPIFETYYRAGTAAARQDEDGRTYHGDEVDITPAIEAAIVLSLPIRIICREDCRGLCTDCGANLNEGPCSCGRRT from the coding sequence GTGCGCATAGACCTCAGCCCGATTCAGGACCAAAAGGGTGCGACCATTGATGTCGAGCGAGTAGAGAGGTTTGATCCGATCGATCTCGGCCGGTCCGCCCTGGCCTTCCCCGAACCGGTGCGGTTCGTAGGAAAGGCCACCAATACCGGAGATGGGATCATCCTCTCCGGGACCGCGTGGGCGTCGACACGAGCAGTATGTGACAGGTGCCTGACGGAGTTCGATATGAAGGTGGAGGTGCCCATCTTCGAAACCTACTACCGGGCGGGCACTGCTGCGGCACGGCAGGACGAGGATGGGCGCACCTACCACGGGGACGAGGTGGACATCACCCCCGCCATAGAGGCGGCAATTGTGCTCTCCCTTCCCATCAGGATAATCTGCCGTGAAGACTGCCGCGGTCTGTGTACGGATTGTGGAGCCAACCTCAACGAGGGACCTTGCTCGTGCGGGCGTAGGACCTGA
- the rpmF gene encoding 50S ribosomal protein L32: protein MGNPKQKFGKSRTRKRRANWKTSAPVLAACPRCKKPRLPHTVCDECGYYDGGKSSGLRNRERSQIEC from the coding sequence ATGGGCAATCCCAAACAGAAGTTCGGTAAGTCGCGCACGCGCAAGCGCCGCGCGAACTGGAAGACATCGGCCCCTGTCCTTGCAGCGTGCCCTCGGTGCAAGAAACCGAGACTTCCACATACGGTGTGTGACGAGTGCGGCTACTATGATGGGGGGAAGTCATCCGGGTTGCGGAATAGGGAGCGGAGCCAGATTGAGTGTTGA
- the plsX gene encoding phosphate acyltransferase PlsX — protein sequence MTIAVDVMGGDLGPAEMVAGAMDAAREYGSDLILVGDERVIQEHLRALGVNMSDARVQHASESISMDEEPMQAVRHKRDSSLVVAARLVRDGSAQALVSAGSTGAVVATGPLIVRRLPGVLRPALGTPVPTTAGPCVLLDVGANPECRPEHLLQFAIMGAAYSTALFGIERPRVALLNNGTEEIKGNSLTVAAYRLLSDADLNFVGNVEGRGIPFGEADVVVSDGFTGNIALKCMEGVGLAIFDMIRAAVRESLRSKIGGLMLKPALRGVGKRLDYAEYGGGPLLGLAGLVVKAHGSSNRRAFKSAIRVAGEALTGGIVDRMRAAFAPQAGT from the coding sequence GTGACAATCGCCGTTGACGTGATGGGGGGGGACCTCGGTCCCGCCGAGATGGTGGCGGGAGCGATGGACGCCGCGCGCGAATACGGATCAGACCTGATCCTGGTCGGGGACGAACGGGTGATACAAGAGCACCTGCGTGCACTCGGAGTCAATATGTCCGATGCCCGGGTCCAACACGCATCCGAATCCATTTCCATGGACGAGGAGCCGATGCAGGCCGTGCGGCACAAGCGCGATTCTTCTCTCGTGGTTGCTGCCCGCCTCGTCCGGGACGGTTCTGCCCAAGCCTTGGTGAGTGCGGGCAGCACTGGAGCGGTTGTGGCTACAGGCCCTCTTATTGTGCGCAGGCTGCCCGGCGTCCTGCGTCCCGCTCTTGGAACTCCGGTCCCTACCACCGCCGGCCCGTGTGTGCTGTTGGACGTGGGTGCGAACCCCGAGTGCCGGCCCGAGCACCTGTTGCAGTTCGCGATCATGGGAGCAGCGTACAGCACTGCCTTGTTCGGAATAGAACGCCCCCGGGTTGCTCTGCTCAACAACGGCACTGAGGAAATCAAGGGGAACAGCCTCACCGTGGCGGCATACAGGCTTCTTTCCGATGCGGATCTGAACTTCGTCGGCAATGTGGAAGGAAGGGGGATCCCATTCGGCGAGGCAGATGTGGTGGTGTCGGACGGGTTCACTGGGAACATCGCCCTCAAGTGCATGGAGGGAGTGGGACTGGCGATCTTCGATATGATCCGTGCGGCAGTCAGGGAGAGTCTCCGATCCAAGATTGGAGGACTCATGCTCAAGCCAGCCTTGCGAGGCGTGGGGAAACGACTCGACTACGCGGAGTATGGTGGAGGACCCCTTCTTGGTCTCGCAGGTCTGGTCGTCAAGGCCCACGGCAGCTCCAACCGGCGGGCGTTCAAGAGCGCGATACGTGTCGCCGGGGAGGCGCTTACAGGCGGAATAGTGGACAGGATGAGGGCTGCGTTCGCGCCCCAGGCCGGCACTTGA
- the acpP gene encoding acyl carrier protein, whose product MTEAEILARVREIVSEKLGIPEEDITPESNFVEDLGADSLYLNEIVYDLEEEFNMRVPDSDFDVLRTVGQAVTYIHSRVHGDS is encoded by the coding sequence ATGACAGAAGCAGAGATCCTCGCGAGAGTGCGGGAGATCGTCTCGGAGAAACTCGGGATCCCTGAAGAGGACATAACCCCTGAGTCGAATTTCGTGGAGGACCTGGGGGCAGATTCGCTCTATCTCAACGAGATAGTGTATGACCTTGAAGAGGAGTTCAACATGAGAGTCCCGGACTCGGATTTCGATGTCCTGAGGACTGTGGGGCAGGCGGTGACTTATATCCACTCACGTGTGCACGGGGATTCCTAA
- the rnc gene encoding ribonuclease III encodes MCTGIPNVEAAIGYAFRDPSLLVEALTHSSWAAEEGVGRAASNERLEYLGDAVLKMVVAEHLLWVLPTSDEGRLSRISAQVVSGRALAKAAAGLELPSHLRLGRGEDLTGGRAKPRNLAGAMEALIGAIYLDAGLDAARRFILDALAHTMDQAIHGPAPDFKTTLQETAQGNSLGPVTYRIVEQVGPAHRPRFTAEVLLGDSVAGRGEGTTKRAAEQEAARAALRSIHFEG; translated from the coding sequence GTGTGCACGGGGATTCCTAACGTTGAGGCCGCGATAGGATACGCCTTCCGTGACCCCTCGCTGCTCGTGGAAGCGCTGACCCACAGCTCCTGGGCGGCCGAAGAGGGCGTTGGACGTGCAGCCAGCAATGAGCGGTTGGAGTACCTGGGTGATGCTGTGCTCAAGATGGTAGTTGCTGAGCACCTGCTCTGGGTCCTGCCGACATCGGATGAGGGCCGGCTGTCCAGAATCTCCGCTCAAGTGGTGAGTGGGCGAGCTCTGGCCAAGGCCGCGGCAGGGCTTGAGCTTCCATCCCACCTGCGCCTGGGCCGGGGCGAGGACCTGACTGGCGGGAGGGCCAAACCCAGGAACCTCGCGGGCGCGATGGAAGCCCTCATAGGCGCGATCTATCTCGATGCAGGCCTTGATGCCGCGCGACGTTTCATCCTGGACGCCCTGGCGCATACAATGGACCAGGCGATCCATGGGCCGGCCCCGGATTTCAAGACTACGCTCCAGGAGACTGCCCAAGGCAACTCTCTCGGACCCGTGACCTATCGCATTGTGGAGCAGGTGGGACCTGCGCACAGACCGAGATTCACCGCCGAGGTCCTCCTCGGAGACTCAGTGGCAGGAAGGGGAGAGGGCACCACAAAGCGGGCTGCGGAGCAGGAAGCGGCGCGGGCCGCACTTCGGTCGATTCACTTCGAAGGGTAG
- a CDS encoding stage V sporulation protein S codes for MEALKVSAQSNPKAVAGALAAVLRERGSVEVQAVGAGAVNQAVKAIAITRGFVAPNGVDLVTIPAFAEIQIDGEERTAIRFIVQPR; via the coding sequence ATGGAAGCGCTGAAGGTGTCGGCCCAGTCGAATCCGAAGGCTGTCGCGGGGGCGCTTGCCGCGGTCCTTCGTGAGCGAGGTTCGGTGGAGGTTCAGGCAGTGGGGGCTGGAGCGGTAAACCAGGCGGTCAAGGCGATAGCGATCACCCGGGGGTTCGTGGCTCCGAACGGCGTAGATCTTGTGACAATTCCCGCGTTCGCCGAAATCCAGATCGACGGGGAGGAGCGTACCGCCATCAGGTTCATTGTACAACCCAGGTAG
- a CDS encoding sigma-70 family RNA polymerase sigma factor yields the protein MGDTEELNLVRRCRAGDGPSQEQLVRRYTAMVRHIVWSMKVRPWETEDAAQEGFIGLIRAMREFDPTRADIRFSTFAYLCIMRRVISYTARGRNSGNRVLAIAIPISSFAGDVGPAKAISPEDTVVERESAGLLDRVLRCHLSSLEYLVAAMMAAGFSAREISQTTGLPAKSIDNARTRTRYKLARLLRQYGTLTNPDIPRARRRREDLYVRPPGEPIPLTGAVW from the coding sequence ATGGGAGACACCGAGGAGTTGAATCTCGTCAGGCGATGCAGGGCAGGTGATGGGCCGTCCCAAGAGCAGCTGGTGAGACGGTATACTGCGATGGTCCGCCACATCGTGTGGTCGATGAAGGTCCGCCCGTGGGAAACGGAAGATGCTGCGCAGGAGGGATTCATAGGTTTGATCCGGGCCATGCGCGAGTTCGATCCCACGAGGGCAGACATCAGATTCAGTACCTTCGCCTACCTGTGCATCATGAGGAGAGTCATTAGCTACACAGCGCGCGGGAGGAATTCCGGAAACCGAGTCCTTGCCATTGCCATCCCCATCTCTTCATTTGCAGGCGACGTTGGACCCGCAAAGGCAATCTCGCCTGAAGACACGGTGGTCGAGAGAGAAAGCGCGGGCCTGCTGGACCGAGTGCTCCGCTGTCACCTGTCCTCTCTGGAATACCTGGTGGCAGCGATGATGGCGGCCGGGTTTTCCGCTCGAGAAATCTCTCAGACAACGGGACTCCCGGCTAAGTCCATCGACAACGCGCGGACTAGGACCAGGTACAAACTGGCAAGGCTGCTCCGGCAGTACGGGACGCTCACGAATCCCGACATCCCTCGCGCTCGACGCAGGAGGGAAGACCTGTACGTGCGGCCGCCGGGCGAGCCTATTCCGCTGACCGGTGCCGTATGGTAG
- the smc gene encoding chromosome segregation protein SMC codes for MYLKRLSLYGFKSFAGRVDLDFSPGVVGIIGPNGVGKSNIADAVRWALGEQSARLLRGSKMQDVIFAGTERRRALSFAEVTLVFDNSDRFLGIEFDEVTVTRKIFRSGEGEYFLNGVACRLRDIVDLFSGTGLGREAYSVVEQGKLDAILSARPEDRRYVFDEAAGIMKYRNRKREAERKLQEVQTNQVRVGDLAAELASQLPSLEAGVAQVLRYRELIDCLETLERDLLCSDLYGLSRGLETVRTTRTELQSASDAAQVTLAEKEARLEAGRMQLAEMDAALESLHQASAQAAAMVEREQGRLMLADQRVQASLARARELEVMRAERESRLAEVVRERDDAARRLEAAKVEWETASREVSEKESFAREKALERERAETELDRVKAELFDVLSETAEYRSRAGAARTAEMSGEARLARLKAQIDERCRGVAQSEATEVQLRARLKGLRAELEAARAETEGLAERLNLARRSASERLHSAEQARAELSRLEATYSGLEALQAQYEGYGRAVRALLGAEARPHPGLHGVVAELIQVPREYEVAVEAALGGSVQNIVAETAEDAERAVRFLKDRRAGRATFLPLDILRPSVIRLDELPQGLPGIIGIASELVGCSARHRAAVDYLLGRVVVVADLNCGIQLARTWGRGRCRIVSKDGDVISSGGAITGGEAPDRRGGLLTRTRMLRDLRSEMDEARSRLGQCEAALAEAAAAADEADRARVAALDRESALEQSIRETQEELRGVEALLSRAREEISNFRFELETVEVELARERDEGCRFSEKAAEADRTRATLEKEVARLSAAVSRLREEESDAARKQADAGARAELARERLASQVSSYDRLLKDVARAESSLAQCSLDERQAKVDAEAARSDVEDARAKAQELALAHRLAQEELDEARARRARELDTVNALEREVRAMRRSHSAMSDKLQQALVSEARLSTEYDACEARLREAYGIDAATAIAREVRLESRDAQVAEITRLRGAVADLGPVNHTAIEEHRAVSERHAFLVGQLRDLEEARASLDEVIRESERTCRRRFLETFEAIRGEFAAIFTDIFGGGKADLVLEDDSNPLECGIEIICQPPGKKLSTLTLLSGGERALVAIALLFAVMRVKPSPMCVLDEIDSSLDEANVARFVELVRSFAHRVQIFLVTHRKRTMECADELYGVTMEESGISKVLSVRATEQPARR; via the coding sequence TTGTACCTCAAGAGACTCTCGCTTTACGGGTTCAAGTCGTTCGCGGGCCGGGTGGACCTCGATTTCTCTCCTGGCGTTGTCGGCATCATCGGCCCAAACGGCGTTGGGAAGAGCAACATTGCAGATGCAGTCAGGTGGGCACTTGGTGAACAAAGCGCCAGACTGCTTCGGGGATCGAAGATGCAGGACGTCATCTTCGCTGGGACAGAGCGCCGCCGCGCACTCAGCTTTGCCGAGGTGACGCTCGTGTTCGACAACTCCGACCGGTTTCTCGGCATCGAGTTCGATGAAGTGACAGTCACCCGAAAGATCTTCCGGTCGGGCGAGGGTGAGTACTTCCTGAACGGCGTGGCCTGCCGGCTCCGGGACATCGTGGACCTGTTCTCCGGGACCGGCCTGGGTCGTGAGGCCTATTCCGTAGTGGAGCAGGGCAAGTTAGACGCCATACTGTCTGCAAGGCCTGAGGACCGTAGGTACGTGTTCGACGAGGCGGCCGGGATCATGAAGTACCGCAACCGGAAGCGGGAGGCCGAACGTAAACTTCAGGAAGTCCAAACCAACCAGGTGCGCGTGGGGGACCTCGCAGCCGAACTCGCAAGTCAACTCCCGAGCCTCGAGGCTGGGGTGGCACAGGTTCTACGCTACCGTGAACTCATAGACTGCCTCGAGACCCTGGAACGAGACCTTCTTTGCTCCGATCTCTACGGCCTTTCGAGGGGACTGGAGACAGTAAGGACGACCCGCACCGAACTGCAGTCCGCCTCGGATGCTGCGCAGGTGACCCTGGCGGAAAAGGAAGCCAGGCTCGAGGCCGGGAGGATGCAGCTCGCCGAGATGGACGCGGCTCTCGAAAGCCTGCACCAGGCGTCCGCCCAGGCGGCAGCGATGGTAGAGAGGGAGCAAGGACGCCTCATGCTTGCGGACCAACGCGTGCAGGCATCTCTCGCTCGCGCTCGGGAACTTGAGGTTATGCGCGCCGAGAGAGAGTCGCGACTCGCCGAAGTCGTCCGCGAGCGAGACGACGCCGCGAGGAGACTCGAGGCAGCCAAGGTCGAATGGGAGACAGCCTCTCGCGAGGTGTCCGAGAAGGAGAGCTTCGCAAGGGAGAAGGCCCTGGAGAGAGAGAGAGCCGAGACTGAGCTGGACAGGGTGAAGGCGGAGCTCTTCGATGTGCTGTCGGAGACAGCAGAGTATCGTTCGCGGGCCGGCGCGGCCAGGACCGCTGAGATGTCGGGTGAGGCCAGACTTGCCAGGCTCAAGGCGCAGATTGACGAGAGGTGTCGAGGTGTAGCACAATCCGAGGCCACTGAGGTCCAACTTCGAGCACGCCTGAAGGGCCTGCGCGCAGAGCTTGAGGCTGCCAGGGCCGAGACGGAGGGTCTGGCGGAGAGGCTGAATCTTGCCAGACGAAGTGCATCAGAGCGGCTTCACAGTGCCGAGCAGGCCAGGGCGGAGCTTTCCAGGCTGGAGGCCACTTACTCCGGGCTGGAGGCCCTGCAGGCACAGTATGAGGGATACGGCCGCGCGGTCCGGGCATTGCTCGGGGCTGAAGCAAGACCCCACCCGGGGCTCCACGGGGTAGTAGCGGAGCTGATCCAGGTTCCGAGGGAATATGAGGTGGCCGTGGAGGCTGCCCTCGGGGGCTCAGTGCAGAATATCGTGGCCGAAACGGCCGAGGATGCGGAGCGGGCAGTCAGGTTCCTTAAGGATCGGCGGGCGGGCCGCGCCACTTTCCTTCCTCTCGATATCCTACGTCCATCCGTGATTCGCCTCGATGAACTGCCACAGGGCTTGCCGGGAATCATCGGCATAGCGTCCGAGCTGGTGGGTTGCTCCGCCAGACACCGGGCGGCTGTGGATTATCTACTCGGACGTGTCGTCGTCGTGGCCGATCTCAATTGTGGGATACAGCTCGCCAGGACGTGGGGCAGGGGCCGGTGCCGCATAGTGTCGAAAGATGGTGACGTCATATCATCCGGCGGTGCCATCACCGGAGGTGAGGCTCCGGACAGGCGGGGCGGGTTGCTCACGAGGACCCGCATGCTGCGGGATCTCAGGTCAGAGATGGATGAGGCCAGGTCGCGCCTTGGACAATGTGAGGCTGCTCTTGCCGAGGCAGCCGCGGCTGCGGATGAGGCGGACCGTGCGCGTGTTGCTGCTCTGGACCGCGAATCCGCTCTTGAGCAGAGTATCAGGGAAACCCAGGAGGAGCTGCGTGGGGTGGAGGCCTTGCTCTCACGCGCGCGTGAGGAGATCTCCAATTTCCGCTTTGAGCTGGAGACGGTTGAAGTGGAACTCGCCAGGGAGCGGGACGAGGGTTGCCGGTTTTCGGAGAAAGCAGCTGAGGCGGACCGAACGCGCGCCACTCTGGAGAAAGAGGTTGCGAGACTCTCGGCTGCGGTCAGTCGGCTCCGGGAAGAAGAGAGCGACGCCGCTCGGAAGCAGGCCGACGCTGGTGCCCGGGCGGAGTTGGCAAGGGAGAGACTAGCTTCACAAGTGTCTTCCTACGACCGGCTCCTCAAGGATGTTGCCCGCGCAGAGTCCTCTTTGGCACAATGCTCCCTCGATGAACGACAGGCAAAGGTGGACGCCGAGGCCGCCAGGTCAGATGTTGAAGACGCGAGGGCAAAGGCTCAAGAGCTGGCACTTGCGCACCGCCTTGCCCAGGAGGAGCTAGATGAAGCCCGTGCTCGCCGCGCACGCGAGCTTGACACGGTGAATGCTCTCGAGCGGGAAGTCCGAGCCATGCGAAGATCCCACTCGGCCATGTCGGACAAGCTCCAGCAAGCTCTGGTGAGTGAGGCCCGGCTCTCTACGGAATACGACGCCTGTGAGGCCCGGCTTCGCGAAGCCTATGGGATTGATGCAGCAACCGCTATCGCCCGAGAGGTGCGCCTTGAATCCAGGGATGCTCAGGTGGCTGAGATCACCCGTCTCCGGGGGGCCGTGGCGGATCTGGGTCCAGTGAACCACACCGCGATCGAGGAGCACCGGGCAGTGTCAGAGAGGCATGCCTTTCTCGTCGGCCAACTCCGGGACCTGGAGGAGGCCAGGGCGTCTCTAGATGAAGTCATACGAGAGAGTGAGCGCACGTGCAGGAGGCGGTTCCTCGAGACTTTCGAGGCGATCAGAGGGGAGTTCGCCGCAATATTCACGGACATATTCGGGGGCGGCAAAGCCGATCTTGTCCTCGAAGACGACTCCAATCCTCTGGAGTGCGGAATCGAGATCATCTGCCAGCCTCCAGGCAAGAAACTGTCCACACTGACTCTCCTCTCAGGGGGAGAGAGAGCGCTGGTTGCGATAGCTCTCCTCTTCGCGGTGATGAGAGTGAAGCCGAGTCCCATGTGTGTGCTGGACGAGATAGACTCCTCCCTTGACGAGGCGAACGTGGCGAGGTTCGTGGAGTTGGTGAGGTCGTTTGCGCACCGTGTGCAGATTTTCCTGGTTACGCACAGGAAGCGCACCATGGAGTGTGCGGATGAACTCTATGGGGTCACCATGGAAGAATCGGGGATATCCAAGGTCCTTTCGGTTCGGGCGACAGAGCAACCGGCACGAAGGTAG
- the ftsY gene encoding signal recognition particle-docking protein FtsY: MAASFLSAIKAGLARTRNALVGQIESVFARGSGLDSDVLDELEAALIEADLGVAATHSIMEALRDRAAKGERISEDVVRNLLEAEILDILGPTPVGLLKADEPPTVIMVVGVNGTGKTTSIGKLAAFLSGQGTRVILGAADTFRAAAIDQLEVWGNRAGCQVIRQKEGSDPAAVAFDAYHAAVARRAEYLIVDTAGRLHTKTNLMEELRKVKRVLARERDSAPHEILLVLDATTGQNAVAQAKAFNDAVGVTGIVLTKLDGTARGGIVVAVAQSLGIPVKFVGVGEGLDDLKPFHPEDFVRGLLRS; this comes from the coding sequence GTGGCTGCATCATTCCTGAGCGCAATCAAAGCTGGCCTCGCGAGGACGAGAAATGCCCTGGTGGGACAGATTGAATCAGTGTTCGCAAGAGGGTCCGGGCTGGATTCGGACGTCCTGGACGAACTGGAGGCTGCGCTCATAGAGGCCGATCTCGGGGTGGCGGCGACACACTCCATCATGGAGGCCTTGCGCGACCGAGCGGCAAAAGGCGAGAGAATCAGTGAGGACGTTGTTCGCAACCTCCTGGAAGCTGAGATCCTCGACATACTCGGACCGACCCCGGTCGGGCTCTTGAAGGCCGACGAGCCTCCCACCGTCATCATGGTCGTCGGTGTGAACGGCACAGGTAAGACCACATCCATAGGCAAGCTGGCCGCTTTCCTGTCTGGGCAGGGGACCCGGGTCATACTCGGGGCGGCGGACACTTTCCGGGCGGCTGCCATCGATCAGTTGGAGGTCTGGGGCAACCGCGCGGGGTGCCAAGTCATACGTCAGAAAGAAGGCTCGGACCCGGCGGCGGTGGCGTTTGACGCGTATCACGCAGCGGTCGCACGACGGGCGGAGTACCTGATTGTGGATACCGCAGGCAGGCTTCATACCAAGACCAACCTAATGGAGGAACTGCGCAAGGTCAAGAGGGTTCTCGCGCGCGAGCGGGATTCCGCTCCTCACGAGATCCTGCTGGTGTTGGACGCCACCACCGGCCAGAACGCAGTCGCCCAGGCGAAGGCCTTCAACGATGCCGTGGGCGTGACTGGCATCGTCCTCACCAAACTGGATGGGACCGCGCGCGGCGGAATAGTGGTTGCGGTGGCCCAATCGCTTGGGATACCGGTGAAGTTCGTGGGGGTCGGAGAAGGGCTTGATGACTTGAAGCCATTCCACCCTGAGGACTTCGTTCGCGGCTTGCTCAGAAGTTGA
- a CDS encoding YlxM family DNA-binding protein, with protein sequence MVRMGVLLDWYAPLLTARQREICALHFAEDYSLAEIAELFGVTRQAVHDTIARAERSLERCERTFGWASLADSMVQGLAEVDVALAAVAHSDPEARQKAGRARAIVARLTEAVQRKGASPSV encoded by the coding sequence ATGGTCAGAATGGGTGTGCTCCTCGACTGGTATGCTCCACTCCTCACTGCGCGGCAAAGGGAGATCTGCGCGCTCCATTTCGCCGAGGACTACTCACTTGCCGAAATCGCTGAACTCTTCGGGGTGACGCGGCAGGCGGTACACGACACTATCGCCAGGGCCGAGAGGTCGCTCGAACGGTGCGAAAGGACTTTCGGGTGGGCCTCTCTTGCAGATTCCATGGTGCAGGGTCTGGCGGAAGTCGATGTGGCCTTGGCGGCCGTAGCCCACAGCGATCCTGAGGCGCGACAGAAAGCAGGGCGCGCGAGGGCGATCGTGGCGAGGCTTACCGAGGCAGTACAGAGAAAGGGGGCTTCCCCGAGTGTTTGA